One genomic segment of Mesoterricola silvestris includes these proteins:
- a CDS encoding acyltransferase: MNIRTETPPCAVHPLAVVDEGAAVGEGTRIWHFSHVYGGAVIGAHCSLGQNVMVASGVTIGDHCKIQNNVSLYEGVVLEEYVFCGPSMVFTNVRTPRCLHPRNTSADYAPTRVKRGASIGANATVVCGVTLHEGAFVAAGAVVTRDVPPYAMVAGVPARVVGHMCERGERLRFDAAGLARTSYGQAYRRRADGIVRKEEA, from the coding sequence ATGAACATCCGAACCGAAACCCCGCCCTGCGCGGTGCATCCCCTGGCCGTGGTGGACGAAGGCGCCGCCGTGGGCGAGGGCACCCGCATCTGGCATTTCAGCCACGTGTACGGCGGGGCCGTGATCGGCGCCCACTGCAGCCTGGGCCAGAACGTCATGGTGGCCTCGGGCGTGACCATCGGCGACCACTGCAAGATCCAGAACAACGTCTCCCTCTACGAGGGGGTCGTGCTGGAGGAATACGTGTTCTGCGGGCCGAGCATGGTCTTCACGAACGTGCGCACCCCCCGCTGCCTCCACCCCCGGAACACCTCGGCCGATTACGCGCCCACCCGCGTCAAGCGCGGGGCCAGCATCGGGGCCAACGCCACCGTCGTCTGCGGCGTGACCCTGCACGAAGGCGCCTTCGTGGCCGCCGGGGCCGTGGTGACCCGGGACGTGCCGCCCTACGCCATGGTGGCGGGGGTCCCGGCCCGCGTGGTGGGCCACATGTGCGAGCGGGGCGAGCGCCTGCGCTTCGACGCCGCGGGGCTCGCGCGGACCAGCTACGGGCAGGCCTACCGCCGCAGGGCGGACGGCATCGTGCGCAAGGAGGAGGCATGA
- a CDS encoding Gfo/Idh/MocA family protein: MSAPVKVAVAGAGAWGRNHLRVLHGLGALAGAVEVCEASRERVRQDFPGLPVWGSLAEAFRHGGALDGVVIATPAPTHADLAGEALREGRGVLVEKPMTLEAREAAGLVDQAEGAGRVLMVGHLLLYQPAVRELKRLLDSGILGRVHRIHQERTNLGRVRSTESALWSLAPHDVAVLVHLMGEAPVRVSADGAAFLQPGVHDDVHLELGFTGGRSAHVHVSWYWPGRGRGLRVLGERGMLVYDEEDQSLVLHRKRLHGGDCPRRLETVDDGSVRVFEGPGEALRLEDEHFLHCLATGATPTSDGRSGLDVIRVLERADAQLLGALPPSLKEA, translated from the coding sequence GTGAGCGCCCCGGTGAAGGTGGCCGTGGCGGGGGCCGGCGCCTGGGGGCGCAACCACCTGCGCGTGCTCCACGGCCTGGGCGCCCTGGCCGGGGCGGTGGAGGTGTGCGAGGCCTCCCGGGAGCGGGTGAGGCAGGACTTCCCGGGCCTGCCGGTGTGGGGGTCCCTGGCGGAGGCCTTCCGCCACGGCGGGGCCTTGGACGGGGTGGTCATCGCCACGCCCGCGCCCACCCATGCGGACCTGGCCGGCGAGGCCCTCCGGGAGGGCCGGGGGGTCCTGGTGGAGAAGCCCATGACCCTGGAGGCCCGCGAAGCGGCGGGCCTGGTGGACCAGGCGGAAGGGGCGGGGCGGGTGCTCATGGTGGGCCACCTCCTCCTGTACCAGCCCGCGGTGCGCGAACTCAAGCGCCTGCTGGATTCGGGGATCCTGGGGCGGGTCCACCGGATCCACCAGGAGCGCACCAACCTGGGCCGGGTGCGGTCCACGGAGAGCGCCCTCTGGAGCCTGGCCCCCCACGACGTGGCGGTGCTCGTCCACCTCATGGGCGAAGCCCCGGTGCGGGTTTCGGCCGATGGCGCGGCCTTCCTGCAGCCCGGCGTCCACGACGACGTCCACCTGGAGCTGGGCTTCACCGGCGGCCGCAGCGCCCACGTGCACGTCTCCTGGTACTGGCCCGGGCGGGGCCGGGGCCTGCGGGTCCTGGGCGAGCGCGGAATGCTGGTGTACGACGAGGAGGACCAGAGCCTCGTCCTGCACCGGAAGCGGCTCCACGGGGGCGACTGCCCCCGGCGCCTGGAGACCGTGGACGACGGATCCGTCCGGGTCTTCGAGGGCCCGGGAGAGGCCCTGCGCCTGGAGGACGAGCACTTCCTCCACTGCCTGGCCACCGGCGCCACCCCCACGAGCGACGGCCGCAGCGGCCTCGACGTCATCCGGGTCCTGGAGCGGGCCGATGCCCAGCTCCTGGGGGCCCTTCCACCCAGCCTGAAGGAGGCCTGA
- a CDS encoding DegT/DnrJ/EryC1/StrS family aminotransferase, translating into MSTQTRIPSLDLSGPVEALWPELTGATERVLRSAHYILGPEVAAFEREAAGFLGTRHAVACNSGTDALVLALRALGIGPGDEVITTPFTFFATPEAISNVGAQPVFVDIDPETFNLDPRLIDAAVTPRTRALLPVHLFGLPCEMAGVLGAAARHGLRVVEDCAQSFGARYHGKAAGTMGHAGCFSFFPTKNLSGFGDGGLVATDDEELAQGARMLRVHGSRKKYHNEKVGCNSRLDELQAALLRVKLPRVEAWNGARVRAARMYQDLLAGEERLVLPGICDGHVFNQYTVRVRRGAPDRDRVKARLLEEGIETNVYYPVPCHRLPVYGRSHAGVVCPRAERAAAEVLSLPFWPNMDGEVQAHVASTLRRILGEG; encoded by the coding sequence ATGAGCACCCAGACGCGGATCCCCAGCCTGGACCTGTCGGGGCCCGTGGAGGCCCTCTGGCCGGAACTCACGGGGGCGACGGAGCGGGTGCTCCGTTCCGCCCACTACATCCTCGGCCCCGAGGTGGCCGCCTTCGAAAGGGAGGCGGCCGGCTTCCTGGGCACGCGCCACGCGGTGGCCTGCAATTCGGGCACGGACGCCCTGGTGCTGGCCCTGCGGGCCCTGGGCATCGGGCCCGGGGACGAGGTGATCACCACCCCCTTCACCTTCTTCGCCACGCCCGAGGCCATCAGCAACGTGGGCGCTCAGCCGGTCTTCGTGGACATCGATCCGGAGACCTTCAACCTGGATCCCCGCCTCATCGACGCCGCCGTCACCCCCCGCACCCGGGCCCTCCTCCCCGTGCACCTCTTCGGCCTGCCCTGCGAGATGGCCGGCGTCCTGGGCGCCGCGGCCCGGCACGGGCTCCGGGTGGTGGAGGACTGCGCCCAGAGCTTCGGGGCCCGGTACCACGGCAAGGCCGCCGGCACCATGGGGCACGCGGGATGCTTCAGTTTCTTCCCCACGAAGAACCTCTCGGGATTCGGCGACGGGGGCCTGGTGGCCACGGACGACGAGGAGCTCGCCCAGGGGGCGCGGATGCTCCGGGTCCACGGGAGCCGGAAGAAATACCACAACGAGAAGGTGGGGTGCAATTCGCGCCTGGACGAACTGCAGGCCGCGCTCCTGCGGGTGAAGCTGCCCCGGGTGGAGGCGTGGAACGGGGCCCGGGTCCGGGCGGCGCGGATGTACCAGGACCTCCTGGCCGGGGAGGAGCGCCTCGTCCTGCCCGGCATCTGCGACGGCCACGTGTTCAACCAGTACACGGTGCGGGTGCGCCGGGGCGCCCCCGACCGGGACCGGGTGAAGGCGCGGCTCCTGGAGGAGGGCATCGAGACCAACGTGTACTACCCGGTGCCCTGCCACCGCCTTCCCGTCTATGGCCGGAGCCACGCTGGGGTGGTGTGCCCCCGGGCCGAGCGGGCCGCCGCGGAGGTGCTGAGCCTGCCGTTCTGGCCCAACATGGACGGGGAGGTCCAGGCCCACGTGGCGTCCACCCTCCGCCGCATCCTCGGGGAGGGGTGA